The Natranaerovirga hydrolytica genome includes the window GTTCCAATCGATGACCTGTTCCGCTAAGTTGAGCATGCCCAAAAGAATCATTTGGAGCAGCAGTAGCAGAAATATATTGACCGGTTTCGTCTTTAATACCTTCAGAGACAGCTATTATAACATTCTTTTTGGTTTTTTGTATCTCTTTAATGTCTGCAATAAATTGATTGGTGCAGAAAGCAACCTCTGGCAAATAAATTAAATCAGGTGTATTAATATAATCATTTCGTGCTAATGCAGAAGCAGCAGTTAACCATCCAGCATTTCTACCCATAATTTCAACAATGGTTACAGATGGAATATTATAGCAATAAGCATCATGAGATATTTCTAATAGGGTAGTTGCTACATATTTTGCAGCAGAACCAAAACCAGGTGTATGGTCTGTGTCCATTAAATCATTATCGATTGTTTTTGGGATACCCATAATGCGAATATCGTAATTATTTTCTACAGCATAATTATTTAGTTTAAGAACGGTATCCATAGAGTCATTTCCACCGATGTAAAAGAAAAATTTAATGTTGTATTTGTCAAAGAAAGCAAATATTCTTTTATACTCATCAAGATTATCTTCTTGAGTAGGCAGCTTGTATCTACAAGAACCTAAAAACATAGATGGGGTAGTTTTAAGAGTATTAATGCTTGAAGGTTTATCAAATAGTTCGCTAAGGTTTAATATTTCATCTCTTAAAACACCTTGAATACCATTAATAGCTCCATAGATAGTATTTATCGAGCTATTTTCTAAAGATGCCTCAATAACACCACTCAAACTTGAGTTAATAGCAGAAGTTGGTCCTCCTGATTGGGCTACAAGACAATTCATTTCATTTAAAGACATAATAATCCTCCTAGTTATTTCCATTTATATATAATCAAACTATGAAAGTGTTATCTACAATCTTGACAGCAAGAATTTGGAGATTACACTTCCAACTAATCTTGTGTCTCTTACTGCTGTAGGATACATAAAATTAGTTGATATATTTTTAAAAACAATTTATTTGTTATTAGCTTTATACCCATACTACATTATTAGATAGAGTATTAAAAAATAGGTTGAAAAAATAAAAAAATTAAAGAATTAAATCAGCTAATATCTACTATAATAAGGTGCTTTTACCTATTGTATGATAACCTATATCGAAAAAAAAAGCAATATAAGTTATAAATCTAACAAAATTAATAATAATTTCGTGAGTATTTTGATATACTAATAATAGATTCAATACGCTCATGCTATTTTAAAGGCGATTCTGCGTTCATTAATAAAGAGGCTTAAAGGAAAGTGGAAGGCATCTTTATCTGTTAATGTAAGTTTAGAAAAGAATAAATTTCCATACTAAAAACCTTGTAAAATAATGCAATAAACGATATAATGATTTTACAATAAAAAATATTTTCTAAGGTGCTCGGTAGCCTATATTTTTGAACCTACAATGTTTTAAAGGGCATTCAATATTTTAAAGTGTATGTCAAGCCTTATGTTATTGGAAGACAAAAACTTTAGTGCGAATACCCACCTAGTTATTTACTAGGATTCAAAAAGTAGGAGCGACATCTTGGATAAAATTTAAACTTACTTGCTGTGAGACGTGTTAAAACGTAATAAATGGTAAGCGTTAATATCCTGAAATGTTCGAAGACCCTGTATTTTTGAACCTACAAAGTAGAAAAGGGAGCCCTATATCTCAAAGCGTATGTCATGCCTTTTATAAGGAAGGCAGAAACTTTGGTGCGGACACCCACCTGGCAGTAGCTAGGGATCAAAAAACAGGTAAACGGCATTTTGGGATATTTTATTGTAAAAAAAGGAAAGTTCTTACATAATATAGAACTTTCCTTTTTTAGGTCTTTTTTACAGTTATAAAACACTTCTCAAATAAGTTTTACCCATAACATATTCATCAATGTATTTTGCTGCTGAACGCCCTTCGGAAATAGCATGAACCACTAATGATTGACCTCTTCTCATGTCACCAGCTGAAAAAATACCCTCGATACTGGTCATAAAGGTCTCATCAGTAGCTATATTACCACGTTGATCATATTCAACACCTAAGTCATCTAACATACCATGATGCTCAGGATGTAAAAATCCCATTGCAAATAAAACTAAATCTGCATCAAGTGTAAATTCGCTACCTTCAACTTCTTCCATCATCATTCTACCATTTTCACCTTTTTTCCAGTCAAGCTTAACGCAATGTAATTTTTTGACTTTGCCATTTTCCCCAGAAAAAGATTTTGTAGCAATGCTATATTGTCTTGGATCACCATCATAGACTTTAGCAGCTTCTTCTTGAGATGTAGAAGTTCTAAGAATCATAGGATACGTTGGCCAAGGACAAGAATCATTTCTTTCTAATGATGGCATAGGTAATAATTCTAATTGAACCACGTTTTTAGCTCCTTGTCTGACAGAAGTACCTACACAATCAGACCCTGTGTCGCCACCGCCAATAACAACCACGTTCTTATCCTTTGCAGTAATTTCATTATCGACAGTTTTACCGGCAACTTTCTTGTTTTGTAAAGGTAGAAAGTCCATTGCAAAGTGAATTCCATCTAATTCTCTACCGCTAACAGAAAGGTCTCGTGGTTCAGTAGAGCCACCTGTTAGAAGAATAATATCAAAAGAAGATTTTAACTCTTGAATGTCTACATTAAAACCAACATTAGCGTTAGTTTTAAAAACAACGCCTTCTTCCTTCATTTGTTTTACTCTATTTTCTACCATTTCTTTTGGCAATTTAAAATCAGGGATACCATAGCGTAATAAACCACCTATTTCATCAGCTCTTTCAAAGACCGTTACCCAGTGACCAACACGAGCCAATTGCTGTGCGGCTGCTAATCCAGAAGGACCAGAGCCAACAATAGCAATCTTTACATTGGTTTTCACAGCCGGTGGTTGTGGTTTGATCCATCCTTCTGACCATCCCTTTTCCACAATAGCTAATTCCATTTGTTTAATGGTAACAGGCGGTTTGTTAATGCCAAGAACACATCCTGATTCGCATGGGGCAGGACAAACTTTTCCAGTAAATTCGGGGAAATTGTTTGTCGTATGAAGTACATCTAATGCCTTTTTCCATTGGTTATTATAAATCAAATCATTAAAATCAGGAATAATATTGCCTACAGGGCAACTATAATTACAAAAAGGCACACCACAATCCATACATCGAGAAGATTGAGTTTTGATTTCATCTTCATTTAAAGGTATATATATATCATCATAATTTTTAATACGTTCATCGATGGGTTTATAATTCCCAACTTTTCTATCATGTTCTAAAAATCCAGTATCTTTTCCCATATCAAAACCTCCTAATTCGCTACGGCAACTTCGTCAGCACTTTTTTTATCTTGTAACACTTTTTTGTAAGCAGGAGAAATAACTTTTATAAATTTTGGCAAAGAAGATTCCCAATGATCAAGAATTTCTTTTGCTTTTTTGCTATTCGTATAGCTGTAATGGTTGGTGATAAGTGATTTTAATAAATCAATATCATCATCTGATTCAACAGTTTCTGTTAACACAAGTTGTGTATTACATCTTTTTGAAACAAAATCTTCTTTTTCATCTAGCACAAAAGCCATACCACCGCTCATACCAGCTCCAAAATTTCTACCCGTTTCTCCTAAAATAACGGCCACACCGCCAGTCATATACTCACAGCCATGGTCGCCAACACCTTCAACAACAGCGCTAGCACCTGAATTACGTACGGCAAAACGCTCGCCTGCAACACCGTTAATATACACTTCACCAGAAGTAGCACCATATAACAGTGTATTCCCTACAAGAATATTGTCTTGAGGAATAAAAGTAGACTGAACTGGAGGGTAAACAATAACTTTAGCACCAGATAACCCTTTCCCTAAGTAGTCGTTACAGTCGCCTTCTAATTCAAATGTAATACCTTTCATACCAAAACAAGCAAAACTTTGCCCAGCCGTACCATTAAATTTTAAGTGAATGGAGTCATCTTCAAGTCCATTTGCGCCATATCTTTTGGCAACTTCACCACTTAACATCGTACCGACTGTTCGGTTGATATTTCTTACATCATAAGTTTTTTGTACTTTTTCTTGATTTTCCAATGCGGGTAAAGCATCTTTTATTAAAGTTCTATCTAAAATGGTATCTAAACCATGATCTTGGTCCATCATTTTTCTAGGTTTAATTCTTGATGGAAGCTCTGGTTTATATAATACAGAACTTAAATCAAGGGTTTTACCTTTCCAATGATTAAGGTCTTCTTTTGTTTCTAATAAGTCAACACGCCCAATCATTTCATCAAGGGTACGTATACCTAACTCAGCCATAATTTCTCTTAAGTCATTAGCTAAGAAAGTAAAGAAATTAATGAGGTGTTCTGGCTTCCCTTGATAATACTTTCTAAGTTCAGGGTCTTGAGTTGCAACACCAACAGGACAAGTGTTTTTGTGACACTTTCGCATCATAATACAACCACAGACAACTAAAGCAGCAGTAGCAAAGCCAAATTCTTCTGCACCAAGTAATGCAGCAATGGCTATGTCTCTACCTGTTTTTAATTGACCATCAGTTTGTAAGACAACACGACCTCTTAAGTCATTTAACAATAAAGTTTGTTGTGCTTCTGCAAGTCCAAGTTCCCAAGGAAGTCCAGCATATTTAATAGAACTAATAGGAGAAGCACCTGTTCCACCATCATGTCCACTGATTAAAATAACATCAGCATGCCCTTTTGCAACACCTGCTGCAACTGTACCAACACCAACTTCAGAAACTAACTTAACATTTACCCGTGATAGAGGATTAACATTTTTTAAATCATAAATTAATTGAGCTAAATCTTCTATAGAATAAATATCATGGTGTGGTGGTGGTGATATTAAATCAATTCCTGGTGTAGAATGACGTACTTTGGCAATGGCTTTAGAAACTTTGTGTCCAGGTAAATGCCCACCTTCACCAGGTTTCGCACCTTGTGCCATTTTTATTTGAAGTTCTTCTGCATTGACAAGGTATTCAGTTGTTACACCAAAACGTCCGGAAGCAATCTGCTTAATGGCACTTTTTTTGCTATCACCATTAATATCTAATTCATATCTAGTAGCATCTTCTCCACCTTCGCCAGAGTTGCTTTTTCCGCCGATACGATTCATAGCTACAGCTAAAGTTTCGTGAACTTCTTTGCTTAATGAACCAAATGACATGGCTCCAGTGGCAAATCGTTTAACAATATTATCAAGAGGTTCAACCTCTTCAAGAGGAATAGAAGTGGTGTTTTTAAAATCTAACATACCTCTAATGGTTCCTAGTTTTATAGATTGATCATTAATAATATTGGCATATTCTTTATATAAATTATAGTCTTTGGTACGACAAGCATGTTGTAATTTATGAATGGAGTCGGGATTAAACAAATGATTTTCTCTATTTTTACGCCAGTGGATCGCACCGCCTTCTAAAAGGTTTTTGTATGGGTTTCTTAATTGTTTAAAAGCCGATTCATGTCTTAACATAACTTCTTGTGCGATGATTTCTAAATCAATACCTTCAATTCTAGATGGCGTACCTGTAAAGTATCTATCAATAACTTTTTTACTTATACCAACGGCTTCAAATATTTGTGCACCCTGATAACTTTGTAATGTACAAATACCCATTTTTGAAAGGACTTTTAAAATCCCTTTTGAAAGAGCAGTAATGTAATTTTTAATGGCATCTTCTTGTGTAATGTCTTTGTTAATATAAAGTTTGTCTTTTAATAAGTGACAAATACTATCAATTGCCACATAAGGATTAACAGCATTAGCACCATATCCAAGTAATAAAGCCATATGCATGACATCTCTTGCATCACCAGTTTCTACAATTAAATCAACTTTTGTTCTAAGTTTTTCTTTAATTAAATGTTGATGAACGCAACTTAAAGCAAGCAAACTAGGAATAGGGGCATTGTATTTATCTACATTACGATCACTTAAAATAATGATATTATAACCATCTTCAATACTTTGAACAACTCTTTGACAAAGGGAGTCTAATGCATTTTTTAAGCATCTACCACTATTATTAACAGGGAATAACATTGGTATTTTAGTGGTCCTAAAATCAGCGTGATCAATATGACGTATTTTTTCAAAATTGGCATTATCTAATATAGGTTGTTTTAACTCAATAAAGTTATGTTTTATTGTTGGATCTAACTCATTAAGTAAATTGTCTCGATCACCTAAAAACTGCGTTAAAGACATTACCAATTCTTCTCGAATAGGATCAATTGGTGGATTAGTCACTTGGGCAAATAATTGTCTGAAATAATTAAAAAGTAGCTGTGATTCATCAGACAAAACAGCTAGTGGGGCATCATTACCCATTGATCCAAGTGCTTCTTTGCCATCTTCGGCCATTGGTGCCAAAATTCTTTTTAATTCTTCTTCAGAGTAATTATAAAGCTTTTGGTTGTTTAGCAATAAATCTTCACTTAAAATAGAAATCTCGTGAGGCAGAGGTAAATCATTAAGTGTTAATTTGTTTTCAGCTATCCATTTTTTGTAAGGTTTATCTTTTGATAAAGTTTCTTTAATTTCTTTATCAGATATAATTCGACCTTCTTTTGTATCGATTAAGAACATTTTACCAGGTTCTAAACGTCCTTTAATAAGTATCTGATTGGGTTCAAAAGGTAAGACACCAGTTTCTGAAGCCATGACTACAATATCATCTTTGGTTACTAAATATCTAGCAGGTCTAAGACCATTTCTATCTAATGTGGCACCAATTTGTATACCATCTGTAAATGCTATTGCAGCAGGACCATCCCAAGGTTCCATTAATCCAGCATGGTATTCATAAAAACCTTTTTTGTCAGGATTCATATTTTCATCTTTTTGCCAAGCTTCTGGTATCAAAATGCACATTGCTTGTGCTAAAGATTTGCCACTAGCTAATAAAAGTTCTAAGGCATTGTCTAAGTTTGATGAATCAGAACCATTAGGCGAAATAATTGGATATATTTTTTTGATATCTTCACCGAGCACATCTGAGTTTAGTATACCTTCTCTTGCATTCATCCAATTAACATTACCTCTTAAAGTATTAATTTCACCATTATGGGCTAAGTATCTAAAAGGTTGAGCACGATCCCAAGATGGGAAAGTATTAGTGGAATATCTTTGATGAACCAATGCAATTGCACTTTCCATATCCTTATCTTTTAAGTCTGGGAAAAAATCAGGTATTTGGTGAGCCAATAATTGACCTTTATAAATCATAGTGGTATTTGAGAATGAACAAACATAAAAGGATTCCATATAAGGTTTGTTGCAGTTATGAATAGCCTTTTCCACTAGTTTTCTTACGATAAATAACTTACGATTAAAAGTAGTGGTATCGTAATCATCTTTTGCTACAAAAAGTTGGTGAATGACAGGGTGTGTACCACGAGCAGTTAATCCAGTAGCATTTTCCACAATCGGAACATTTCTCCATCCTAGTAAACGCAAATTTTCTTCTTCTAGAATTCTTTCAAAAACACCTTCTATATAAAATCTTGCATTAGGTTCTTGTGGTAAAAAGACCATTCCAACCCCATATTCACCTTCTTTGGGTAATGAAAACCCTAAGGATTCGGTTTGTTTGGTTAAAAATTTATGAGGAATTTGAATCATAATTCCCGCGCCGTCACCACTATCTGGATCTGCGCCAACGGCACCACGATGGGTTAAATTTACAAGAATATCTAAACCTTGACTAACAATTTCATGAGATTTTTTGCCTTTCATATGCGAAACAAAGCCAACTCCGCAATTATCTTTTTCAAAAGCGGGATCATAAAGGCCTTGTTGACTTGGAAGACCGTATTTTTTTTCTAACATAAGCTTGTGCCTCCTATTAAAATCATTTGGTCTAATTATTATACCACCAATTATTTGATAATTCAATACAATGAATGATAAAAAAATATAAATTTCATATAAAGATTTTGGTAAATTAATACTAAAAACTTCTACAAATACTATCAAATAAAGAGTTAAAAACCAATAAAAAAAAGTATTAAAAGGTTGAAATTT containing:
- the gltB gene encoding glutamate synthase large subunit, yielding MLEKKYGLPSQQGLYDPAFEKDNCGVGFVSHMKGKKSHEIVSQGLDILVNLTHRGAVGADPDSGDGAGIMIQIPHKFLTKQTESLGFSLPKEGEYGVGMVFLPQEPNARFYIEGVFERILEEENLRLLGWRNVPIVENATGLTARGTHPVIHQLFVAKDDYDTTTFNRKLFIVRKLVEKAIHNCNKPYMESFYVCSFSNTTMIYKGQLLAHQIPDFFPDLKDKDMESAIALVHQRYSTNTFPSWDRAQPFRYLAHNGEINTLRGNVNWMNAREGILNSDVLGEDIKKIYPIISPNGSDSSNLDNALELLLASGKSLAQAMCILIPEAWQKDENMNPDKKGFYEYHAGLMEPWDGPAAIAFTDGIQIGATLDRNGLRPARYLVTKDDIVVMASETGVLPFEPNQILIKGRLEPGKMFLIDTKEGRIISDKEIKETLSKDKPYKKWIAENKLTLNDLPLPHEISILSEDLLLNNQKLYNYSEEELKRILAPMAEDGKEALGSMGNDAPLAVLSDESQLLFNYFRQLFAQVTNPPIDPIREELVMSLTQFLGDRDNLLNELDPTIKHNFIELKQPILDNANFEKIRHIDHADFRTTKIPMLFPVNNSGRCLKNALDSLCQRVVQSIEDGYNIIILSDRNVDKYNAPIPSLLALSCVHQHLIKEKLRTKVDLIVETGDARDVMHMALLLGYGANAVNPYVAIDSICHLLKDKLYINKDITQEDAIKNYITALSKGILKVLSKMGICTLQSYQGAQIFEAVGISKKVIDRYFTGTPSRIEGIDLEIIAQEVMLRHESAFKQLRNPYKNLLEGGAIHWRKNRENHLFNPDSIHKLQHACRTKDYNLYKEYANIINDQSIKLGTIRGMLDFKNTTSIPLEEVEPLDNIVKRFATGAMSFGSLSKEVHETLAVAMNRIGGKSNSGEGGEDATRYELDINGDSKKSAIKQIASGRFGVTTEYLVNAEELQIKMAQGAKPGEGGHLPGHKVSKAIAKVRHSTPGIDLISPPPHHDIYSIEDLAQLIYDLKNVNPLSRVNVKLVSEVGVGTVAAGVAKGHADVILISGHDGGTGASPISSIKYAGLPWELGLAEAQQTLLLNDLRGRVVLQTDGQLKTGRDIAIAALLGAEEFGFATAALVVCGCIMMRKCHKNTCPVGVATQDPELRKYYQGKPEHLINFFTFLANDLREIMAELGIRTLDEMIGRVDLLETKEDLNHWKGKTLDLSSVLYKPELPSRIKPRKMMDQDHGLDTILDRTLIKDALPALENQEKVQKTYDVRNINRTVGTMLSGEVAKRYGANGLEDDSIHLKFNGTAGQSFACFGMKGITFELEGDCNDYLGKGLSGAKVIVYPPVQSTFIPQDNILVGNTLLYGATSGEVYINGVAGERFAVRNSGASAVVEGVGDHGCEYMTGGVAVILGETGRNFGAGMSGGMAFVLDEKEDFVSKRCNTQLVLTETVESDDDIDLLKSLITNHYSYTNSKKAKEILDHWESSLPKFIKVISPAYKKVLQDKKSADEVAVAN
- a CDS encoding glutamate synthase subunit beta encodes the protein MGKDTGFLEHDRKVGNYKPIDERIKNYDDIYIPLNEDEIKTQSSRCMDCGVPFCNYSCPVGNIIPDFNDLIYNNQWKKALDVLHTTNNFPEFTGKVCPAPCESGCVLGINKPPVTIKQMELAIVEKGWSEGWIKPQPPAVKTNVKIAIVGSGPSGLAAAQQLARVGHWVTVFERADEIGGLLRYGIPDFKLPKEMVENRVKQMKEEGVVFKTNANVGFNVDIQELKSSFDIILLTGGSTEPRDLSVSGRELDGIHFAMDFLPLQNKKVAGKTVDNEITAKDKNVVVIGGGDTGSDCVGTSVRQGAKNVVQLELLPMPSLERNDSCPWPTYPMILRTSTSQEEAAKVYDGDPRQYSIATKSFSGENGKVKKLHCVKLDWKKGENGRMMMEEVEGSEFTLDADLVLFAMGFLHPEHHGMLDDLGVEYDQRGNIATDETFMTSIEGIFSAGDMRRGQSLVVHAISEGRSAAKYIDEYVMGKTYLRSVL
- a CDS encoding 6-phosphofructokinase translates to MSLNEMNCLVAQSGGPTSAINSSLSGVIEASLENSSINTIYGAINGIQGVLRDEILNLSELFDKPSSINTLKTTPSMFLGSCRYKLPTQEDNLDEYKRIFAFFDKYNIKFFFYIGGNDSMDTVLKLNNYAVENNYDIRIMGIPKTIDNDLMDTDHTPGFGSAAKYVATTLLEISHDAYCYNIPSVTIVEIMGRNAGWLTAASALARNDYINTPDLIYLPEVAFCTNQFIADIKEIQKTKKNVIIAVSEGIKDETGQYISATAAPNDSFGHAQLSGTGHRLEQLIKESIDCKIRSVELNVLQRSAAHIASLTDIMEASEIAKKAVEFAVNGETGKMVTMHRTKNAPYTIEITTIPVSQVANKEKKIPREWINDKGNNVNQPLIDYIKPLIQGEVKTEFNNGLPTFFPITHLTQRNHY